Proteins co-encoded in one Chitinophagales bacterium genomic window:
- a CDS encoding TonB-dependent receptor, with product MKFKTLQSFFILLLCFSSLGSFTAYGQNTVKGTVTSKEGETLVGVTILIKNTSKGTVTDYDGNYELQASPSDTLQFSYTGYETQLKVVGNNSQMNIVLAVNDALLNEVVVVGYGTVRRSDLTGSVASVSGEKLSRIPITNAAEAITGRLPGVNVLTTDGSPDAEVVIRVRGGGSITQDNSPLYVVDGFIVPSIRDIPPTDIESINVLKDASATAIYGAQASNGVVVITTKRPKAGKISVSYNNFLQYKYLPEDRRYEVLSPYEYVLANYEYAKLRSDADLRNFEKFYGKYDDLELYQQKRPTDWQEELFGDPNLSQYHNVSLSGGTQNTKLSLSLTNNTDEGLMIGSGYKRNTLNFKLNQKLSDRLTFEASTRVSKTVVDGAGTSGSSQITIKDAVQTRPVNGIADELEIDLNALGENDDYQTFLMSLVNPTELVKQDWRKRTTNDYIFNAALNWNPINNLDLKTTFTGSKTFDTRLRFYGPLTGESFNNGGSLPLGQKTDIERDSYRWLNTVSYKVTSLTNQSLDFLVGHEIYSNGGSSDFVRAEDFRLSITPEELFANMTFGRTDRHETQEFTEDNRLSFFGRINYQLNDRYLLTATMRSDASSKFAKDNRVGYFPALAFAWKLSKEDFLQNANFIEELKLRASYGQTGNDRIDATATQFLFEGSTNRGPGFGNVDNVYYTPSSNTLYNPFIKWETTTNRNLGMDFSLFEGRIFGSFDVYKNTTDDLLLQSAIPSNTGFSTQWNNIGSTSNQGVELGLTTYIISKPDFSLSANFNFGINRAKIEELDGTDSRFFQSNWASTDLKDQDDFYLEVGGTLGDIYGYVTDGYYSTSDFTGYDAVTDSYTLADGVPNSGSTVGNTNLRPGFLKLQDLNGDGVINSDDRTVIGNTLPKHQGGFGLDARYKGFDASVFFNWSYGNDVYNTGKIQYNQFRRVTYGNLLNTMNSDNRFTYIDIDGSYTGTAGEIVTDLTQLAELNADKTIWSHNSYGVAQAVIHSWAVEDGSFLRLNNLSLGYTLPSDLTSKVGVSSLRFYVTGNNLHLWTKYTGYDPEVSTSRSSSFAALTPGVDYSSFPRSRSVTFGLNVTF from the coding sequence GGCAATTACGAATTACAAGCATCCCCGAGTGACACTTTACAATTCTCCTACACAGGGTATGAAACACAGTTGAAAGTAGTTGGAAACAACAGCCAAATGAATATTGTGTTGGCGGTGAATGATGCCTTACTAAACGAAGTCGTTGTGGTAGGTTATGGCACTGTTCGTCGGTCAGATCTGACCGGCTCAGTAGCATCCGTATCAGGAGAAAAGCTTTCAAGAATCCCTATTACCAATGCAGCAGAGGCGATAACTGGTCGCTTACCGGGGGTCAATGTACTAACCACTGATGGCTCTCCTGATGCGGAAGTAGTTATCCGAGTCAGGGGGGGAGGATCTATTACCCAAGATAATTCACCACTTTATGTGGTGGATGGTTTTATTGTGCCTAGTATCCGTGATATACCACCAACAGACATTGAAAGTATAAATGTTTTGAAGGATGCCTCTGCCACTGCTATTTACGGGGCTCAAGCATCTAATGGTGTGGTAGTGATTACAACAAAGAGACCAAAGGCTGGAAAGATTTCGGTCTCTTATAATAATTTCCTTCAGTACAAATACTTGCCTGAAGACAGGAGATATGAAGTGCTTTCGCCTTATGAGTATGTACTTGCGAATTATGAATATGCTAAATTACGTTCAGATGCTGACCTACGAAATTTTGAGAAATTTTATGGGAAATATGATGACCTTGAACTGTATCAGCAAAAACGTCCTACCGACTGGCAAGAGGAATTGTTTGGCGACCCCAATTTATCACAGTACCACAATGTTAGTTTGAGTGGAGGTACGCAGAATACCAAGCTGAGTTTGAGCCTAACCAATAATACAGACGAAGGTTTGATGATTGGTTCTGGTTATAAGAGAAATACACTTAACTTCAAACTGAATCAGAAATTATCTGATAGATTGACTTTTGAGGCTTCCACAAGAGTCAGCAAAACAGTAGTCGATGGCGCAGGAACCTCTGGGTCTTCCCAAATAACCATTAAGGATGCCGTACAGACTCGTCCTGTAAACGGAATTGCAGATGAACTTGAAATTGACTTGAATGCCTTGGGTGAAAACGATGACTACCAAACATTTTTGATGAGTCTGGTCAACCCAACTGAGCTCGTTAAACAAGATTGGAGAAAAAGAACAACAAATGACTATATATTCAATGCAGCCCTTAACTGGAATCCTATTAATAATCTTGATCTTAAGACAACCTTCACTGGATCTAAAACATTTGACACAAGACTTCGCTTCTATGGTCCACTGACAGGCGAATCCTTCAACAATGGTGGAAGTTTACCTTTGGGACAAAAGACCGACATAGAACGTGATTCTTATCGTTGGTTGAACACTGTATCTTATAAGGTGACATCCTTAACCAACCAAAGCCTCGACTTTTTGGTAGGTCATGAAATTTATTCAAACGGGGGTAGTTCCGACTTTGTACGTGCAGAAGATTTTCGTTTGTCTATTACACCAGAGGAGTTATTTGCGAATATGACATTCGGTCGTACTGACCGACATGAAACCCAAGAGTTTACTGAGGACAATAGACTTTCATTTTTTGGTAGAATTAACTACCAATTAAACGACCGTTATTTGCTTACGGCAACTATGCGTTCGGATGCATCAAGCAAATTTGCAAAAGACAATAGAGTTGGATATTTCCCCGCCCTTGCCTTTGCTTGGAAATTATCAAAAGAAGATTTCTTACAAAATGCTAATTTCATTGAAGAATTAAAATTACGTGCAAGCTATGGCCAAACGGGCAATGATCGGATTGATGCGACTGCCACTCAATTCTTATTTGAAGGTTCTACAAATCGTGGACCTGGTTTTGGCAATGTGGATAATGTTTATTATACCCCTTCCAGCAATACATTGTACAATCCGTTTATCAAATGGGAAACAACCACGAATCGCAATTTAGGTATGGACTTTTCCTTATTTGAAGGTAGAATCTTCGGTAGCTTTGATGTTTATAAAAATACAACTGACGACCTGCTTCTACAGTCTGCCATTCCTTCCAATACAGGTTTTAGTACTCAATGGAACAATATCGGAAGTACCTCTAACCAAGGTGTAGAATTGGGACTTACTACCTATATCATTAGTAAACCAGACTTTTCTCTATCTGCTAATTTCAATTTTGGTATCAACAGAGCAAAAATAGAAGAGTTGGACGGTACTGATTCTCGCTTCTTCCAATCTAACTGGGCAAGTACTGACCTAAAAGATCAAGATGATTTCTACTTAGAGGTCGGTGGTACATTGGGCGATATCTATGGTTATGTGACGGATGGTTACTACTCTACTAGTGATTTCACTGGTTATGATGCTGTGACTGATAGCTATACTTTAGCAGATGGTGTGCCTAATTCAGGATCTACTGTTGGTAATACAAACTTGCGTCCAGGATTCTTAAAACTACAAGACTTAAATGGCGATGGAGTCATCAATAGCGATGACCGAACTGTAATTGGCAATACACTACCCAAGCACCAAGGAGGATTTGGCCTTGACGCTCGATACAAAGGCTTTGATGCCAGTGTTTTCTTCAACTGGTCTTATGGAAATGATGTGTACAACACAGGTAAAATCCAATACAATCAGTTTCGTAGAGTTACTTATGGGAATCTTCTCAATACTATGAATTCCGATAACCGCTTCACTTACATTGATATTGATGGTAGCTATACAGGTACAGCTGGTGAAATAGTAACAGATTTGACCCAATTAGCAGAGTTGAATGCCGATAAAACAATCTGGTCACACAACAGCTATGGTGTAGCTCAAGCAGTTATCCATTCCTGGGCAGTAGAAGATGGTTCTTTCTTACGCTTGAACAACTTAAGTCTCGGATATACTTTACCTTCTGATTTGACATCTAAGGTGGGAGTTTCTAGCCTTCGTTTTTATGTGACTGGTAACAACCTTCATCTTTGGACAAAATATACAGGTTACGATCCTGAGGTAAGTACAAGTAGAAGCTCTTCTTTTGCTGCGCTTACACCGGGTGTTGATTATTCGTCCTTCCCTAGAAGTCGTTCAGTTACTTTTGGACTAAATGTAACCTTTTAA
- a CDS encoding RagB/SusD family nutrient uptake outer membrane protein: MKITNYIIFFAILIMTLTSCEDTFLEPDSISTFDTNYVFSNVDDARKGVNAIYVQFGVDGFRSRLSNNMTGNTDIERQSGWTSSGDRYQIWDLNALSSNGDLRQFWNAAYTAIRDANIAIEGIEASAALNSNDVLISKTMYHLLGEAYTLRAYWYSMLTYYFGNVPNVRLAPKAGNDFFLPKEDRNVILSQVIDDMIDIEEKMLWADEVSYGIEQVNREYTLALIARIALQRGGYYLTPELNMERQSDYAEYYQIAKKYTEKLMALKDRELPEDFRQVFLNNAKFITPTNDDILFEVPFAIGNGDVGWNIGVTVVGGATASHDYGSGNNYMAIPPSYYYSFDTLDTRRDVTCAYYRVNTDFVEEFVNGGISNISQGKWSRYYLDKGPGASSAKGTGINWPMLRYSDVLLMHAEAENELNGPTAAAQESFKRVRRRAFDSQYWDAKVDNYVSTISASKEAFFDAIVDERAWEFGGEMIRKYELIRWGNYSEKMAETVQTLKDMADSAFNGTGPYADLPDYIYWKLNASGHFTVLNPNKKISAAPDDSWTRESWLLALHNDNTTYQEWIIKDWRNYIDEGPKPGVARYIFPIPEEAVTNSQGVLRNDGYEF; the protein is encoded by the coding sequence ATGAAAATTACAAATTATATAATATTCTTCGCTATACTGATAATGACATTAACCTCATGCGAAGATACTTTTTTAGAGCCTGACTCTATTTCCACTTTTGATACCAACTATGTTTTCTCCAATGTAGATGATGCCCGTAAAGGAGTAAATGCAATTTATGTACAGTTTGGCGTAGATGGATTTCGCTCAAGGCTATCTAATAATATGACTGGCAACACCGACATCGAGCGTCAAAGCGGATGGACAAGTTCTGGTGACCGATATCAAATCTGGGACTTGAACGCACTGTCTAGCAATGGTGACTTGCGTCAGTTTTGGAATGCTGCTTACACCGCTATTAGAGATGCTAATATTGCCATTGAAGGAATTGAAGCAAGTGCAGCTCTAAATTCTAACGATGTTTTGATTTCTAAAACAATGTATCATTTATTAGGTGAGGCTTATACGCTTCGTGCCTATTGGTACAGTATGTTGACCTACTACTTTGGGAATGTACCCAATGTACGTTTAGCACCAAAAGCAGGTAATGATTTCTTTCTCCCAAAAGAAGACCGCAATGTTATATTATCGCAAGTTATTGACGATATGATTGATATTGAAGAAAAAATGCTTTGGGCTGATGAAGTATCTTATGGTATTGAGCAGGTTAACAGAGAATACACGCTTGCATTGATTGCTCGGATTGCCCTACAAAGAGGGGGATACTATTTGACACCTGAATTGAACATGGAACGCCAAAGTGACTATGCAGAATACTATCAAATCGCCAAAAAGTACACCGAAAAACTGATGGCTTTGAAAGATCGAGAACTGCCAGAAGATTTCCGTCAAGTATTCCTTAACAATGCTAAATTCATCACTCCAACCAATGACGATATACTGTTTGAAGTACCATTCGCCATCGGCAATGGTGATGTGGGTTGGAACATTGGAGTAACAGTCGTAGGCGGTGCTACAGCTTCACATGATTATGGCTCAGGCAATAACTACATGGCTATACCTCCATCGTACTACTACTCTTTTGATACATTGGATACCCGACGTGATGTAACCTGCGCCTACTATCGAGTAAATACCGATTTTGTAGAGGAATTTGTCAACGGTGGCATTTCAAATATTTCGCAAGGTAAGTGGAGCCGTTATTATTTAGATAAAGGTCCTGGAGCATCTTCTGCAAAAGGTACTGGCATTAACTGGCCAATGCTAAGATATTCCGATGTTTTATTGATGCATGCAGAAGCCGAGAATGAATTGAATGGCCCTACTGCTGCCGCACAAGAGTCTTTCAAACGAGTACGTCGTCGTGCATTTGATAGCCAATATTGGGATGCCAAAGTAGACAATTATGTTTCCACTATTTCAGCTAGCAAAGAAGCTTTCTTCGATGCAATTGTTGATGAAAGAGCATGGGAGTTTGGTGGTGAGATGATCCGTAAATATGAACTGATCCGTTGGGGCAATTATTCAGAAAAAATGGCTGAAACGGTTCAAACCCTTAAAGATATGGCAGATTCTGCTTTCAACGGTACAGGTCCTTATGCAGATTTACCCGATTACATTTATTGGAAACTCAACGCAAGCGGTCACTTTACGGTATTAAATCCGAACAAAAAGATTTCTGCTGCACCAGACGATAGTTGGACACGGGAATCATGGCTTCTTGCCCTCCATAACGATAATACTACTTATCAAGAATGGATTATCAAGGACTGGAGAAACTATATTGATGAAGGTCCAAAACCAGGTGTAGCCCGCTATATTTTTCCGATTCCAGAGGAGGCTGTTACTAATAGCCAAGGCGTGCTTAGGAATGATGGTTATGAGTTTTAA